The Vidua macroura isolate BioBank_ID:100142 chromosome 2, ASM2450914v1, whole genome shotgun sequence DNA window gCTTCACCTTCCTGCTGCCCTCACTGCTTCCACTGCTGCTCATAGTGAGCATGGCAGATTGTTTGAGGGTGACAGGGGCTCAGCAGACTCCAACTGCacccctgctcccagtgcttgGGACATGACTAATTGTCAGATACactttggggtttggggacccCATTAGTGAGAAGAGGAGCAGTGGGTTCAGGTCTGAGGCAGAGAGGGCAGGTGGCAGAAGGGGCACCTGGCTGGGCTAtgaggggacagcgggagaCCTGCCAACCCTGAGGGTTGCAAAACGGAGGAAGGACCCGTTGGCCTTTCCTAAAATAGACCCAATTCCTCCAATTGCCACATACTGCAAGATAAGAAGGGACAGCAGTCCTGGCCATTGACCCGCCATGGcctcagctctgggatgggggTGATGGGTGTGCAGGTGGCACCATCTGTGTTCCACTGTGGGCAATGAAAGCTCAGTCCCGTGGATGCAGTTCCCCTTGTGGAATTTGTTCCCATCTCTGTCCCTGTCGCATGTCCTCATGACCCATGCAGGATTCCATGCAGCAGAGCACTCACAGTGAGATGTTCCACACGGGTGTCTGCTGCCGAGTTCAGGCTGGCAGTCATGGACAGAGCCTGCTGAATGTCCCTGGAGTGTTCACGTCCTGAGCACATGGCAGCGAGGAGTAGGGGAGGCGAcatccccagcagcccagctgcctgcagcctggccaCACCAGGAAGCAGAAGGTAGACTCACTCCCACAGaaccccaaaactgaacacattGTGGCATTGAGATAGCATAGGAAAGGACAGGAAAGAACCTGGGCATGTCTCCTCATTGTCACCCCTGGCTCCTGGCCCCAGCTCCCTGAGGCTTTCACCTGACCTGGCTTGGGGGTCCCACGACATTGACCGCCTGCCACGGCTAGTCAATGGCCAGGACTTCTGTCCCTTCTTATCTTGCAGTATGTGGCAATTGGAGGAATCGGTTCTATTTTGGGAAAGGCCATGTGGTCCTTCCTCCATTTTGCAACCCTCAGTCTTGGCAGGtctcccgctgtcccctcaTAGCCCAGCCAGGTGCCCATTCTGCcacctgccctttccctctcaGACCTGAACCCACtgctcctcttctccctttctgggtgctcctggcattccagaatgcccagtgctgcacagagctttgCACACAATGGCAGCCCCATGCCCGCGGAACTTCTGGGCCACCACGGAGCTTCCCAAAGGTTCAGGGAGATCATAGTGTCCCCCAGGGTGGCCTCAGGGTAGGAAACATCTGCCCTGGGTCTGGAGTTCATTGTGGATATCATGATTTGAGCCCCGCTGGCAACTCAGCCCCACTCAGCTGCTCTGTCACTCCCCCCCAGCTGGGCGGGGGAAGAGAATTGGGGAGGGTAAAAGAGAGGAAACTCGTGGGAAGAAATGAAGACAGCTCCATatgaagaggaaaagctgcacaaaaccccaaagcaaacaaaggaattcattcacccCTTCCCATTGGCACTCAGGAGTTCAGTCACCTGCAAGAGAGCAGGGCTCCATTGCGTCTCATGGTGACCTGGCAGGACGGCTGCTGTCACTCTGGCTGTGCcactcttccttctcctcccagctccATATGCTGAGCAGGTGCCACACTCCATTCCCGTCATGCCACAGAGGGATAAGAGAGGAGGATGTGCCCAGGATGATACAGAGCCCCTTGGGGACACTTGTGGTGGCACGATCTGCACTCGGAGCTgaagctggggctggggctggaccCCCCAGGAGGGCCACAGGTCAGGGCTAAGCTTGCCCAAATCTGGCGGTCTGGGGCACCAGAAACCTAAGGATATCAGTGCGGCTCCTGGGAAACCTGGTGGTCCTGAGCAGCCTCCCCAGGACCCCAAACCAGGGCTGGGTGCCCCAGTTCAGCCCAGACCCATCCATGCTGCACCCCcgtggtggctgtgctgtgctcagggaGCAGTCCTtatcctcctgctcctgccatccctgctggcAGTGGAATCCCCAGCTCACTTCAGTGTCTCCAGCAGGATGTGGGAGATGTGGGGttgcagttttggggttttcaaAAGGCCCAGAGTGTATCTGGGAAATATTCAAGTCCCAAggatgcagagctggggagccATCGAAGTCTGCTGAGGCCCTGTCACCCCCAAACATTCTGCCTTGCTCACTATGAGCAGCAGTGGAAGCagtgaggggaggaggagggcaaagcatcccctgtgtccctctgtccccagcgCCCTGTGATGTGCCTGCACctgcaggaagctctgcaggTGCCCTGATGTGGCCAAACCTCTGTCTGGCACCTGCACGgggccagcagcacccacactCCTTGGTGCAGCAATGGGACCATGGTAGGACATAAAGAGATGCCAGGACACAAGGAAAGGAACAAGATGGGTGCCAAGGGCAGGTGGggaaagaagggggaaagggTGCGTGGCAGCGTGGGCACCTGGctgggacacagggggacagagggagagctgccagcaccaAGGCTTGCAAAAGGAACCAGCTACCCCACAGCCTTTCCCCAAGTAGAACCCCTTTCCCTGATTGCCACACGCCTCAGGGACATGCAGGGACAGGCAatgctggctgctgccctggctgtggcttTTGCTCTCCCAGAATTGCAAGCGTGGCAGGATACCCATGTCCATAATCCCCTGGGGGCAGCAAtggccctgtgctgctgccacaggagtTAAACATCCTGGAGtcaggtccctgtccctgtccacatccctgctgagctcaggggGAGGCTGGGGACATTGGATGTTTCCAGGCACCCAAATCTCCGAACAGCGGCAGGCTCCATTGTCCCCACACCCCCACTGGGACAATGTTCCAGTGAATTTCCAGTGTGTTCCAGATTCTCCTACGGGTGTTCAAGGGGTTGCTCAATGTCCCTGGCGTATTGACGTCCTGAGCGCATGGCAGCTGGAATGAGGGGAGGTGACGGTCCCCTGCAGCCTTCCCAAACTGGGGGGGCAGAAGCTGGACCCACACCCAGAGGGCCCCGGAACTGAACCTGTTGGGGGATTGAGATAATACAGGACAGGGTGGGAGAGGCCCTGAGCACCTCTCCTCTTTGCTACCCCCCCACCCAGTTCCTGGcatggggaggcagcaggaccCCTGGCCAGCTCGGGTGAAGGCCACGGGGAGGCTGGGCCAGGAAAGATTGCACAGAGCCAGGGACACTGCATGGCCCAGCCCCGGCTGGGCTGGAGCCAAGCCCCACCCCAAGGCCATCCAGCCGAACCGGGGCTGGCACGGGAGGACAGCAGGGGAGGGACGTGCCCCAGCACTGCATAAAAAGCCCCCgcagggactgggagcaggtgacactgtcagaagagcccagagcagcactgccagagcagtAGGAGAAGGGCCATGGAGCAGTACTTCTCAGCCACGCagaagatggagcaggaggtgaTGTTCCCCAGCCTGCTCCGAGGGGTcttcccacagcaggagggggCAGCCCCGGCTGCAGAGAGCCGCACGGACCTCTACGAGCGCTACCAGCTCCTCAAGGCCATCAAGCCCATGGTGGAGAAAGGCCTGGCCTCTGTCGCTGACCAGAGCCCGACCGGTGCCGACACCGACGTGGACACATCCGCGGACAGCAACGAGGCCGAGGATGCCCAGCTCGAGGAGCGCCTGTCCCACCACCTGACTGGCCTGCAGCAGGTCCTCACCCACCTCACCAGGGACACCAACGCCCTGACCCGGAGGTACAGCCAGATCCTGGAGCAGATCAGCCCCAGCGAGGGGCAGCCCAGCTGGTGATCCTGTCCTGGCCACCAGGTAAGAGCTGGGGACATGCAGAGTCCAGGAGCAGCAAGACAATGGGTGGCCTCCCTGCTGAGAGAGGGGCCCaacagtgcagggctggggacctGAGGGAAGGGCCTTGAAATGGGGACTGTCgcctcagctggggctggataTCCCTCTCCATGCTGGAGGAGGGAACCCATCCCATTGCCCTGTGCAGAGACTGCAGGGCTTCAGGGTTGATGGTGCGTGTGTCCCCCTGGCATGACCCTTGGAGTTAAGGAATGCTGCTGTTGCAGGACAGGCGCTGGTGGCAGGAAGCACAAGAGGTCCCCGTCGCTGACCACTGCAAGCTCTTCCCAGTCACGCTGGCATTCCCCACTCCGTGGCAGCTGATGGG harbors:
- the LOC128803679 gene encoding thyroid hormone-inducible hepatic protein-like, which translates into the protein MEQYFSATQKMEQEVMFPSLLRGVFPQQEGAAPAAESRTDLYERYQLLKAIKPMVEKGLASVADQSPTGADTDVDTSADSNEAEDAQLEERLSHHLTGLQQVLTHLTRDTNALTRRYSQILEQISPSEGQPSW